The following are encoded in a window of Xyrauchen texanus isolate HMW12.3.18 chromosome 42, RBS_HiC_50CHRs, whole genome shotgun sequence genomic DNA:
- the LOC127634856 gene encoding protein phosphatase 1 regulatory subunit 17-like, with translation MWSMSTECVRSLSDKAEHTFTMHEHLYGHAEMDKQKHNSEEHQPDKLGQKKPRRKDTPVLNSHPLIPGVRLIKTEAQMIHQEDDEKEMKK, from the exons ATGTGGAGCATGTCTACTGAATGTGTGAGGTCACTCTCAGACAAAGCCGAGCACACATTCACCATGCATGAGCATCTCT ATGGGCATGCAGAAATGGACAAGCAGAAGCACAATTCTGAAGAACATCAGCCGGACAAACTGGGACAGAAGAAACCTCGGAGGAAAGATACTCCTGTACTCAACAGCCATCCGCTCATACCAG GTGTGAGACTGATTAAAACAGAGGCTCAAATGATTCACCAAGAGGATGACGAGAAGGAGATGAAGAAGTAG
- the LOC127634835 gene encoding uncharacterized protein LOC127634835, producing the protein MYSVMATDILPDRKAILRASRNKWSRTDNSEIDQIINSNKRKCGEDIVQRWLTSIPKDDAKPEVALETAKKPIRRNRSAEDDLALGVEASLYSKLSLRTVQSFQRSSVDPPSLSRLNSLASGFSIQSGASVMDVLNMLKDDPEELLLDLGFGIDEPDITGRIPARFICYKSHARGISFQLFLEAQQSRMDIENPDVRNRFRQLEVLQQVTTTFTSLVSPSSPVVDAASASQMSSEARERRKRMAMILQRASKKSLSQAQNQQALPPENSAQSGMESSGTPTADNRIPPKRSRQSLSDNSGLFPLQEEQSFNLESTEPILISNTTRGTSDIIKLPPNPLSTDGSTQQPVESFELEEIQSFDEGSVSGICSGPVDRGGDRLGSYVTRTNSFQSDSSGFLEEPFIPVLSQQNSPASELMKMLHAKSQDSTESQQKSPEQQNTERSTADKQNFGTQFGHTLNSRNTVLRTADSGSINNTVDSHTVLGQVESRFDSTQMRQETLTEKALSNSLSPDISKINGNGVCALVYSVQMDPVCYPSQIFDKLHSLNQRVGKQRMSLFDELKSAETISSYRPTDLGTGVVEKEAAIFADPHEVAEKDQTSGHSDQNQDKNVTSNTSFGHDSPTALKRRRESFSRKSRSDVFTDNDSGTAQTPTTNTPFTSVETCPADMWNSMECSRGLGRFRTRSMSLDTALSYEEEDRRWEGVMWAGTRRCFHCRSQIGYDNSWAKPQPDLSSNLPYSLDELEEMMRCMRKFRTVLTEIEVRLEEEQASVLCSLSESHREEVEDVLRLREAVKQEAGMLEQQLSDLVHHYDDSIKMKLNRLLDEQSELCSQLRITPSERPSPGLPLTRTVGTQCCLLPVTSSPQRCVHHHCTCHQRAPWHDPHRYQTQWEPNYKPDKLDFVAFIKSVRNALNPN; encoded by the exons CATCTTTATATAGTAAACTCTCTCTCAGGACTGTACAGAGCTTTCAGAG GTCATCTGTAGACCCTCCTTCTCTGTCTAGGTTAAACAGTCTTGCATCGGGTTTCTCGATACAATCTGGAGCCAG tGTGATGGATGTGTTAAATATGTTAAAAGATGACCCTGAAGAACTGCTGCTGGATTTGGGTTTCGGCATCGACGAGCCCGACATCACGGGGAGAATCCCGGCCCGATTCATTTGTTATAAGTCCCATGCTCGAGGCATCAGTTTTCAGCTCTTTCTTGAAGCTCAGCAGAGCCGAATGGACATTGAAAACCCAGATGTCAGGA ATCGATTTCGACAGCTTGAGGTCCTTCAGCAGGTCACCACAACCTTCACCTCTCTGGTTAGCCCCTCCTCTCCGGTTGTGGATGCAGCTTCAGCTTCCCAAATGTCTTCGGAGGCACGGGAAAGGAGGAAACGCATGGCTATGATTCTGCAAAGAGCATCCAAGAAGAGTCTCAGCCAGGCCCAGAACCAGCAAGCACTCCCTCCAGAGAACTCAGCCCAGTCTGGCATGGAATCCTCTGGAACTCCAACAGCAGATAATAGAATCCCACCCAAACGGTCTCGGCAAAGTTTATCTGACAACAGCGGTCTCTTTCCCTTACAAGAGGAACAGAGTTTCAATTTAGAATCAACTGAGCCCATTTTAATCAGCAATACAACAAGAGGAACATCAGACATCATAAAACTACCGCCCAATCCCTTGTCCACCGATGGGAGCACACAGCAACCTGTGGAATCTTTCGAGCTAGAGGAG ATCCAGAGCTTTGATGAGGGCAGTGTTTCTGGGATTTGCAGTGGCCCGGTGGATCGTGGAG GTGACCGTTTAGGATCTTATGTGACACGGACAAACAGTTTCCAATCAGACAGCAGTGGCTTCCTCGAGGAACCGTTCATACCTGTGCTCTCTCAGCAGAACAGCCCGGCATCTGAGCTCATGAAG ATGCTGCATGCGAAATCACAAGATAGTACAGAGAGTCAACAGAAGAGTCCAGAACAGCAAAACACAGAGAGGTCCACTGCAGATAAACAGAACTTTGGGACTCAATTTGGCCATACATTAAACTCTAGAAACACTGTTCTGAGAACAGCAGACTCTGGAAGTATTAACAACACAGTGGACTCTCATACTGTTCTGGGACAAGTGGAATCAAGGTTCGACTCTACACAGATGAGACAAGAAACACTGACTGAAAAAGCTCTTTCAAATTCTTTGTCACCAGACATTAGTAAAATTAATGGGAATGGGGTTTGTGCTTTAGTGTACTCTGTTCAGATGGATCCTGTTTGTTATCCATCTCAAATCTTTGACAAATTGCACAGTCTAAATCAACGTGTTGGTAAGCAACGGATGTCCTTGTTTGACGAACTGAAATCTGCTGAGACAATCTCAAGTTATAGACCTACTGATCTTGGAACAGGAGTTGTGGAAAAGGAGGCGGCCATCTTTGCAGATCCCCATGAGGTGGCTGAGAAAGATCAGACCTCCGGACATTCAGATCAGAACCAGGACAAAAATGTGACCTCTAATACTTCATTTGGGCACGATTCCCCAACTGCGCTCAAACGCAGAAGGGAGTCGTTTTCCAGGAAGTCCAGGTCTGATGTGTTTACTGATAATGACTCCGGCACAGCACAAACACCCACCACAAATACACCATTCACGTCTGTGGAGACTTGTCCAGCTGACATGTGGAACTCTATGGAATGTTCTAGAGGTCTTGGACGTTTCCGGACGAGATCGATGTCTCTGGACACGGCGTTGTCATACGAGGAGGAGGATCGCAGATGGGAGGGCGTGATGTGGGCGGGAACACGGCGATGCTTCCATTGCAGATCTCAGATCGGCTACGACAACAGCTGGGCGAAACCTCAACCTGATCTGTCCTCAAATCTGCCT TACTCTCTGGATGAGCTGGAGGAGATGATGAGGTGTATGAGAAAGTTCCGGACTGTTCTGACAGAAATTGAAGTGAGATTAGAGGAGGAACAAGCATCTGTACTCTGCTCGCTTTCAGAGTCCCACAG aGAGGAAGTGGAGGATGTTTTGCGGCTACGAGAAGCTGTTAAACAGGAAGCCGGGATGCTCGAACAGCAACTGTCCGATTTGGTACATCACTATGATGACAGCATCAAAATG AAGCTGAACCGGCTCTTGGATGAACAGTCAGAGCTGTGCTCTCAGCTGCGGATCACCCCATCTGAAAGGCCCAGTCCTGGACTGCCCTTGACTAGGACCGTGGGCACTCAGTGCTGCCTGCTGCCTGTTACATCCAGCCCTCAGAGATGTGTACACCATCACTGTACCTGTCATCAGAGAGCACCATGGCATGATCCACACAGATATCAAACCCAGTGGGAGCCCAACTACAAGCCAGACAAGCTAGACTTTGTAGCTTTTATTAAAAGTGTGAGAAATGCCTTGAATCCTAACTAG